The following proteins are co-located in the Desulfatitalea tepidiphila genome:
- a CDS encoding GreA/GreB family elongation factor, whose protein sequence is MSYSPIYITAEDRARVEWLMLFYDLFTEEEQKRIRRLYYEVSQGLVVSADQIPSNVVTTHSRIKLEEIKGDTEVALYLVFPDEMKQGFGRVSILTAIGAALLGRRVGDIVECQTTTGVRRFAITSTKHFNRDSV, encoded by the coding sequence GTGAGTTACAGTCCCATCTATATTACTGCGGAAGACAGGGCACGCGTGGAGTGGTTGATGCTGTTTTACGACCTTTTCACGGAGGAGGAACAGAAAAGGATTCGACGTCTGTATTATGAGGTTTCCCAGGGCCTAGTGGTCAGTGCGGACCAGATTCCGAGCAATGTGGTAACCACCCATTCGCGCATTAAGTTGGAAGAAATAAAGGGCGACACGGAGGTCGCCCTTTATTTGGTGTTTCCAGACGAGATGAAGCAAGGCTTCGGCCGAGTTTCAATATTGACAGCTATCGGGGCCGCGCTTTTGGGACGCAGGGTAGGTGATATCGTCGAATGTCAGACCACCACGGGGGTCCGCCGATTCGCGATTACATCGACCAAACATTTCAATCGAGACAGTGTCTGA
- a CDS encoding YitT family protein has product MIRILKDSLLQTLLLTLGSSICAFAVKAFLIPRGFLSGGLTGAALILYYLHPALSLTTIYLLLNIPIFLLGLYFVSIRFFLYSLWGMLIYSAMLYLVDFQIEVPDQMLNAVIAGGITGLGMAIILRSRGSTGGSDIIGVIFHKLFSLSIGTGAVVINIGVLAVSALLFPVDKVLYSLIYAIVAMQATNAIYHGMKKRKAAIIISNHCDAIADILTHNYQVGITKLNGKGGYHGTEKTILFSVIHRKDIASLKKIVLEKDPDAFIAMMTAGDVTGLRIGNQPQW; this is encoded by the coding sequence ATGATCAGAATATTGAAAGACAGCCTACTTCAAACCTTATTGCTGACGCTGGGCAGCAGCATATGCGCATTTGCCGTCAAAGCCTTTTTGATCCCTCGAGGTTTCTTATCGGGGGGACTGACGGGAGCGGCCTTGATCTTATATTATCTTCATCCTGCGCTATCATTAACCACCATCTACCTATTGCTGAATATCCCGATTTTTTTATTGGGGTTATACTTTGTCAGCATTAGATTTTTTTTGTATTCGTTGTGGGGCATGTTGATTTATTCTGCAATGCTTTACCTGGTCGATTTTCAGATAGAAGTCCCCGATCAAATGCTTAATGCCGTGATTGCAGGCGGCATAACCGGTCTGGGCATGGCGATTATATTACGCTCCCGTGGCTCGACCGGAGGCAGCGACATCATCGGTGTCATATTTCACAAGCTCTTCTCGCTTTCGATAGGAACTGGTGCCGTGGTGATCAATATTGGCGTATTGGCAGTTTCTGCACTTCTTTTTCCCGTCGACAAGGTCTTATATTCGCTCATATACGCGATAGTTGCGATGCAGGCGACAAATGCCATCTATCATGGCATGAAAAAACGGAAGGCTGCTATCATCATTTCCAATCACTGCGATGCGATTGCAGATATTCTGACGCACAATTATCAGGTGGGCATTACAAAACTGAATGGAAAGGGTGGCTATCACGGAACCGAAAAGACGATCCTGTTTTCGGTCATCCATCGAAAGGACATAGCTTCGTTAAAAAAGATCGTATTGGAAAAGGATCCTGATGCATTCATAGCGATGATGACGGCCGGCGACGTCACCGGCTTGAGGATCGGTAATCAACCCCAATGGTAG
- a CDS encoding lipid II:glycine glycyltransferase FemX, translating into MDVILKPKDSQKLYPTDILFQSIYWETVKRQLGWKTYAFDLDGAKSGRDLLVLAKSIGRNTVGLYVPQGPEFAPEPEDYGRFLESMSESLITQMQKDVAFIRYDLPWESSYAREIEKCQRYDYPDPRIREIRMNFGTRNWKLKKAPVDMTVAHSCIVDIEGDEAHVLSRMKPKTRYNIGLAHRKGVRVSAFSVEKLPIFYDLYRQTAQRNGFQMSEYRFFEALFSAHKEHQGNSEIFLLMATHGRDVLAGAIIVISQNGALFLHGASANIKRNYMGSYALHWKAIQCARAYNCRVYDMGAVSPVADPQFTFYGLYLFKSGFGGQIVHHSGTWDYPVDETAYLAFRNWETTCAEN; encoded by the coding sequence GTGGACGTGATTCTGAAGCCCAAGGATTCGCAAAAGCTTTACCCAACTGACATCCTTTTCCAAAGTATTTATTGGGAGACGGTAAAGAGGCAATTGGGGTGGAAGACCTATGCGTTCGATTTGGACGGTGCAAAGTCGGGAAGAGACCTGCTCGTGTTGGCCAAATCGATTGGCCGCAACACGGTTGGTCTGTACGTCCCACAGGGACCGGAGTTCGCACCGGAGCCGGAAGATTATGGACGCTTTCTGGAATCCATGTCAGAGTCCTTGATCACTCAGATGCAGAAGGATGTTGCCTTCATTCGCTATGATCTGCCTTGGGAATCGTCATACGCACGTGAAATCGAAAAATGCCAGCGGTACGATTACCCCGACCCCAGAATTCGAGAAATACGCATGAATTTTGGCACAAGAAACTGGAAGTTGAAAAAAGCGCCGGTGGACATGACGGTTGCCCACAGCTGCATTGTAGACATTGAGGGTGATGAAGCGCACGTGCTTTCTCGAATGAAGCCCAAGACTCGATACAATATAGGACTTGCGCATCGAAAAGGTGTGCGGGTAAGTGCATTCTCGGTAGAAAAGCTGCCGATTTTTTACGACCTGTATCGCCAAACAGCGCAGCGCAACGGTTTTCAGATGAGTGAATACCGCTTTTTTGAGGCTTTATTTTCGGCCCACAAAGAACACCAGGGTAACTCTGAGATATTTTTGCTTATGGCAACCCATGGCCGCGACGTATTGGCGGGTGCCATTATCGTTATTTCCCAAAACGGAGCGCTGTTTCTTCACGGTGCTTCTGCCAATATCAAGAGAAATTACATGGGCTCTTATGCACTTCACTGGAAAGCGATTCAGTGTGCCAGAGCATATAATTGTCGAGTGTACGATATGGGCGCCGTCTCTCCCGTAGCCGATCCGCAATTCACCTTTTATGGCTTATACCTCTTCAAATCTGGATTCGGCGGCCAAATTGTGCATCACAGCGGTACCTGGGATTATCCAGTAGACGAAACCGCCTATCTTGCATTTCGGAACTGGGAAACCACCTGTGCAGAAAACTAA
- a CDS encoding PAS domain S-box protein, with translation MKNGKMDYKPEHNQHHRLNKQSSLKKKKLSLQSNLDLPADYMRLVLENTHEAIMIIQDEKYKFINQNFANVYGYSPEEMYRKSIKDIVHPEDYERVRSNYYRRLKGEQVEKYPYRIIDKSGNIKWMELSGVEILWKGKPAALNFITEITRRVIAEEALKKSERQLSDIVNFMPQALFAIDREGKVIAWNMRMEELSGIKSSDMIGKGNFEYALPFYGQRKPILIDLITRPDISADKDYLSINRGKNFLHAEKFIENNGNPLWLQIETSLIHDHEGNVLGAIESIQNITNLRNAQKELKEQTVHLEEANTALKVLLRHREEDRNEIEQKFVSNIKNLVMPYLEKLKTTGLSTNQTNYLSIAELHLSEVLSPFLIKMERGKTGLTPREIEIVALVKDGKTTKEIAQLLCIGETTVNNHRRRLREKMGLRNKKSNLRSHLLSFEE, from the coding sequence ATGAAAAACGGGAAAATGGATTATAAACCTGAACATAATCAACATCACAGGCTGAATAAGCAATCATCGTTGAAAAAGAAAAAATTATCATTGCAGAGCAACCTTGACCTACCAGCTGACTACATGAGGTTAGTCCTCGAAAATACACATGAAGCCATCATGATCATACAAGATGAAAAATATAAATTCATAAATCAAAATTTTGCCAACGTATACGGTTATTCGCCGGAAGAGATGTATAGAAAGAGTATAAAGGATATTGTTCATCCAGAAGACTACGAAAGAGTCCGTAGTAACTACTACAGACGCCTTAAAGGGGAACAAGTTGAAAAGTATCCATACAGAATTATTGATAAATCAGGGAACATTAAATGGATGGAACTAAGTGGTGTGGAGATATTATGGAAGGGAAAACCGGCTGCTTTAAATTTTATAACCGAGATAACGCGTAGAGTTATTGCCGAGGAAGCACTTAAAAAGTCGGAACGTCAGCTTTCCGATATTGTTAATTTTATGCCACAAGCTCTATTCGCGATAGATAGAGAAGGCAAGGTGATTGCTTGGAACATGCGGATGGAAGAATTATCTGGAATCAAGTCGTCCGATATGATCGGTAAGGGCAATTTTGAATATGCCCTTCCGTTTTATGGGCAGAGAAAACCGATCCTAATAGACCTAATTACAAGGCCGGATATTTCCGCTGATAAGGACTATTTATCCATAAATAGAGGGAAAAATTTTCTGCATGCTGAAAAGTTCATTGAAAATAATGGAAATCCTCTTTGGTTACAGATCGAAACCAGTCTGATACATGATCACGAGGGAAATGTTCTCGGAGCAATTGAATCAATCCAAAACATAACGAATTTGCGAAATGCACAGAAAGAGTTGAAGGAACAGACGGTGCATCTGGAGGAGGCCAACACGGCCCTTAAGGTGTTGTTGAGGCATCGTGAGGAGGACAGAAATGAAATAGAGCAAAAGTTTGTCAGCAACATTAAAAACCTTGTAATGCCCTACTTAGAGAAGCTGAAGACAACCGGTTTGAGTACCAATCAAACAAACTATCTATCGATAGCGGAACTACACCTTTCAGAGGTTTTGTCACCCTTCCTGATAAAAATGGAACGGGGCAAGACTGGACTTACACCGAGGGAAATAGAGATAGTCGCGCTCGTGAAAGACGGTAAAACTACAAAAGAAATCGCACAGCTGCTGTGCATTGGAGAGACGACTGTCAACAATCATCGACGACGGCTTCGTGAAAAAATGGGACTGAGAAATAAAAAATCAAATCTTCGTTCACACCTATTGTCTTTTGAGGAATGA
- a CDS encoding sigma-54-dependent transcriptional regulator: MSGADDFNAQDFSILVVDDSVDAREVIQANLEDEGYAVHTCSSVDQALQMLSQSDFDIIVTDLRMPRVSGLALIRHVRQHLPAVEIMMITGYPSIEGAVEAVKSGAEHYLAKPFTDSELIEAVGAIARKVLRKRLAHDKVTPAETYGIVGQSLPMQRVFRLISKAGLTDANVHISGESGTGKEMVARAIHYAGARRTEPFVSVNCTAVPESLIESELFGYVKGAFTGAGNARTGFFEIANGGTLFLDEIGDASLAMQAKLLRAIQEKTIYRVGSSRAIHVDTRLICATNKDLLQLIGNGLFREDLYYRINVIDIPLPPLRDRGDDLFLLIKHFHAKFTKEMGADAPRFSDEVLRRLKAYRWPGNVRELENLVQKLVLMADGPKIDVADLPPAMKSWVEPSWRLDRSLAEMEAEYIRQVLESVHGNKSKAAEILKIDRKTVRDKLR, encoded by the coding sequence ATGAGTGGCGCGGACGATTTTAATGCGCAAGATTTCAGCATCCTGGTGGTGGATGATTCGGTCGATGCCCGCGAGGTGATCCAGGCCAATCTGGAAGACGAGGGTTATGCCGTGCACACCTGTTCCAGTGTGGATCAAGCGTTACAGATGTTGTCCCAATCCGACTTCGATATCATTGTCACCGATCTGAGAATGCCCAGAGTCAGTGGTTTGGCGCTGATCCGCCACGTCAGGCAACACCTGCCGGCCGTGGAGATCATGATGATCACCGGGTATCCCTCTATCGAGGGCGCCGTCGAGGCGGTCAAAAGTGGCGCCGAGCACTATCTGGCCAAACCTTTCACCGATTCGGAACTGATCGAAGCAGTGGGTGCCATCGCAAGGAAGGTGCTCCGCAAGCGATTGGCGCACGACAAGGTTACGCCTGCAGAAACCTACGGCATCGTGGGCCAATCGTTACCCATGCAAAGGGTTTTCCGGTTGATCAGCAAGGCCGGACTCACCGATGCGAATGTCCATATCAGCGGGGAGAGCGGCACGGGCAAGGAGATGGTGGCACGGGCCATCCATTACGCCGGAGCCCGCCGCACTGAGCCATTTGTGTCGGTCAACTGCACCGCAGTGCCGGAAAGCCTGATCGAAAGTGAGTTGTTTGGCTACGTCAAAGGCGCATTCACCGGCGCCGGCAATGCCCGCACCGGTTTTTTCGAAATCGCCAATGGCGGAACCCTATTCCTGGACGAGATCGGTGACGCCAGCCTGGCCATGCAGGCCAAACTGTTGCGCGCCATCCAGGAAAAAACCATTTACAGGGTGGGATCCAGCCGGGCCATTCATGTGGATACCCGTTTGATCTGCGCGACCAATAAGGATCTGCTCCAATTGATAGGCAATGGGCTTTTTCGTGAAGATTTGTACTATCGCATCAACGTGATCGATATCCCCCTGCCGCCCTTGCGCGACCGCGGCGATGATCTTTTTTTGCTGATAAAACACTTCCACGCCAAGTTCACCAAAGAGATGGGGGCGGATGCGCCGCGGTTCAGCGATGAGGTGCTGCGCCGCTTGAAGGCATATCGATGGCCGGGCAACGTGCGGGAGCTGGAGAACCTGGTGCAGAAACTGGTGTTGATGGCCGACGGCCCGAAAATCGATGTGGCAGATTTGCCGCCTGCCATGAAAAGCTGGGTCGAACCGTCCTGGCGATTGGACCGCAGCCTGGCCGAAATGGAAGCCGAGTACATTCGGCAGGTATTGGAAAGCGTCCATGGCAACAAATCAAAAGCTGCCGAGATCCTAAAAATAGACCGAAAGACGGTGCGCGATAAGCTAAGATAA
- a CDS encoding sensor histidine kinase produces MVDRSVVEEQLELIERNKELSCLYEIAKIIAPSDRSFSDVLQAIVSILPSAFHYPGRVGASIRVDDQVFTTDGFSPTTSRINATLTIEGRPKGMIEVFYKQFKEDADGDGQGHFLTEETNLLQTIARQVSLMIEIKLANEKQARLESQLRHADRLAKIGQLTAGVAHELNEPLSGILGFAQLALKKIDTPEQAARYLDRIVQSCLHAREIIKKMMLFSSPMPQHMVRVDLNQLLTDGMSFIVPRFEGSGIRFDADFDPALPNISADASQITQVLVNLVINAIHAMPDGGVLTVKTVCIEGKSCLIVQDTGVGMDTKTLEQIFLPFFSTKDVDHGTGLGLSVVHGILSAHDATIDVQSQFGRGTVFTIAFPAIEGGDCGKGGDP; encoded by the coding sequence ATGGTGGACCGGAGTGTTGTAGAAGAGCAGTTAGAGCTGATCGAGCGCAACAAGGAGCTCTCCTGTCTATACGAGATCGCCAAGATCATCGCCCCTTCGGACAGGTCCTTCTCAGACGTATTACAGGCAATAGTTTCCATATTGCCATCGGCCTTTCACTATCCTGGAAGAGTGGGGGCTAGCATCCGGGTAGACGACCAAGTATTCACGACAGACGGTTTTAGTCCAACCACCAGCAGAATAAACGCCACACTGACGATTGAGGGGCGCCCCAAGGGAATGATCGAGGTCTTTTACAAGCAGTTTAAAGAGGATGCGGATGGTGATGGGCAAGGCCATTTTTTGACGGAAGAAACCAACCTGCTGCAAACCATTGCACGCCAAGTCTCCTTGATGATCGAGATAAAGCTGGCCAATGAAAAACAGGCCCGGCTGGAAAGTCAGTTGCGTCATGCGGATCGTTTGGCCAAAATCGGGCAATTGACGGCCGGCGTGGCCCATGAGCTCAATGAGCCGTTGTCGGGCATTCTGGGTTTTGCGCAGTTGGCATTGAAAAAGATCGATACCCCAGAGCAGGCTGCCCGTTATCTGGATCGCATCGTGCAGTCGTGCCTGCATGCCCGCGAAATCATCAAAAAAATGATGCTGTTCAGCAGTCCCATGCCCCAGCACATGGTGCGGGTGGATTTGAATCAGTTGCTGACTGATGGAATGTCATTCATTGTTCCCCGCTTCGAGGGATCCGGGATTCGGTTTGATGCTGATTTTGATCCCGCTTTGCCGAACATCTCCGCGGATGCGTCCCAGATCACCCAGGTATTGGTCAACTTGGTGATCAACGCGATCCACGCCATGCCCGATGGTGGCGTCTTGACGGTGAAAACCGTTTGTATTGAGGGCAAATCCTGCTTAATCGTGCAAGATACCGGCGTCGGAATGGATACCAAAACCCTGGAGCAGATTTTTTTGCCGTTTTTCTCCACTAAGGATGTGGACCATGGCACTGGCTTGGGACTGTCTGTCGTCCACGGTATTCTATCCGCTCATGACGCGACCATCGATGTTCAAAGTCAATTCGGTCGAGGTACTGTTTTTACCATCGCTTTTCCGGCTATCGAAGGAGGTGATTGCGGCAAAGGCGGCGATCCTTGA
- a CDS encoding CBS domain-containing protein has translation MEKMKVRELMRPIDEFPRISSRATFMEAVESLDSADLAFRAGKAPERIVLVSDERGRIIGKLSPIDVVKALEPNFSYINDLKIGFHKHLVQASLDSMKELYRVWHNPLLDLWQKATSIRIRDFINRPQPDQMVHADDTMDTAFHRFVEGRHGSLFVRDGGEIVGLIRFSDVYRKIKEAMRLAPVGEATAETV, from the coding sequence ATGGAAAAGATGAAAGTAAGAGAACTGATGCGTCCCATCGATGAGTTCCCCCGCATTTCCAGCCGCGCCACATTTATGGAGGCGGTGGAGAGCCTGGACAGCGCGGATTTGGCCTTCAGGGCCGGCAAGGCCCCCGAACGCATCGTGCTGGTTTCTGACGAGCGGGGAAGGATCATCGGCAAACTGTCTCCGATCGATGTGGTCAAAGCCCTCGAACCCAATTTCAGCTATATCAATGATCTGAAAATCGGGTTCCACAAGCATTTGGTGCAGGCGTCACTGGATTCCATGAAAGAACTCTATCGGGTTTGGCATAATCCCCTGCTCGACCTCTGGCAGAAGGCTACCAGTATCAGGATTCGTGATTTCATCAATAGGCCGCAACCCGACCAGATGGTTCACGCAGATGATACCATGGACACTGCCTTTCACCGTTTTGTGGAAGGACGCCATGGTTCGCTATTTGTGCGAGACGGTGGGGAAATTGTCGGCCTGATCCGATTCTCGGATGTCTATCGAAAAATTAAAGAAGCCATGCGACTGGCGCCTGTTGGTGAGGCTACGGCCGAAACGGTGTAA
- a CDS encoding HU family DNA-binding protein — MNKLELITKLAEEQGLSRAQSKNVVNLFFNHLSDALINGDRVEIRGLCSFKVKEYDSYTGRNPKSGEIVTVKPKRLPFFKVGTELKERVDRGE, encoded by the coding sequence ATGAACAAACTCGAATTGATAACGAAGTTGGCAGAGGAGCAAGGACTTTCCAGGGCGCAATCCAAAAACGTGGTCAACCTGTTTTTCAACCACTTATCAGATGCACTCATCAACGGCGACCGCGTGGAGATCCGGGGGCTGTGTTCCTTCAAAGTCAAAGAGTACGATAGCTACACGGGGCGCAACCCCAAAAGCGGAGAAATTGTAACGGTCAAGCCCAAACGCCTGCCGTTTTTCAAGGTGGGAACGGAACTGAAGGAGCGGGTGGATCGGGGTGAATGA